From the Pontiella agarivorans genome, one window contains:
- the ahcY gene encoding adenosylhomocysteinase: MAGKKKASKKKASKKKVQDYIIADIGLAGFGRKEMELAEYEMPGLMALREKYGKEKPLKGARITGSLHMTIQTAMLIETLQALGAKVRWASCNIFSTQDHAAAAVAKKGTPVFAVKGETLEQYWEYTDRILDWGNGTGPNVILDDGGDATMFVQVGYKAEKDPSILDKKPGSEEEAVFLAQVKKALKKDPNRFSRIAKEIRGVSEETTTGVHRLYQLAEKGELLFPAFNVNDSVTKSKFDNLYGCRHSLVDAIMRATDVMLSGKVAVVAGYGDVGKGCAQSLGGQGARVIVTEIDPICALQAAMEGYEVMNMDDACLLGDVFVTTTGNCDVITERHMKKMKDMAIVCNIGHFDSEIQVEKMKKYKWTNIKPQVDKITMPKGHSIILLAEGRLVNLGCATGHPSFVMSNSFTNQVLAQMELYCNPGKYPIGVYTLPKILDEEVARLHLEKIGVKLDTLTHKQAKYLGIPKDGPFKPEHYRY; the protein is encoded by the coding sequence ATGGCTGGAAAAAAGAAAGCTTCGAAAAAGAAAGCATCAAAGAAAAAGGTGCAGGACTATATTATTGCGGACATCGGATTGGCCGGTTTCGGTCGCAAAGAGATGGAGTTGGCGGAATATGAAATGCCGGGTCTGATGGCGCTTCGGGAAAAGTACGGCAAGGAAAAACCGCTGAAGGGTGCACGTATTACCGGATCGCTGCATATGACGATTCAGACGGCTATGCTGATTGAAACCCTGCAGGCGCTGGGTGCGAAAGTGCGTTGGGCGAGCTGTAATATTTTTTCCACGCAGGATCACGCGGCTGCGGCGGTCGCCAAAAAGGGGACGCCGGTTTTTGCGGTGAAAGGTGAAACGCTTGAGCAATATTGGGAATACACCGACCGCATCCTCGACTGGGGCAACGGTACGGGACCGAATGTGATTCTCGATGACGGCGGCGACGCCACTATGTTTGTTCAGGTGGGTTATAAAGCGGAAAAGGATCCGTCAATTCTTGATAAAAAACCGGGGTCCGAAGAAGAAGCTGTTTTTCTGGCGCAGGTGAAAAAAGCCCTGAAAAAGGATCCGAACCGTTTTTCCCGTATTGCAAAGGAAATTCGCGGGGTATCCGAGGAAACGACCACGGGCGTTCATCGTCTGTATCAGCTGGCCGAAAAAGGGGAGTTGCTTTTCCCGGCGTTCAATGTGAACGACTCGGTCACGAAATCCAAGTTCGATAATCTCTATGGATGCCGTCACTCGCTGGTCGATGCCATCATGCGTGCAACGGATGTGATGCTTTCAGGTAAGGTGGCTGTAGTGGCCGGCTATGGTGATGTCGGCAAAGGCTGCGCGCAGTCGCTGGGCGGTCAGGGTGCCCGCGTGATCGTTACTGAAATTGACCCGATCTGTGCGCTGCAGGCGGCGATGGAGGGGTATGAAGTGATGAATATGGATGACGCCTGTCTGCTGGGCGATGTCTTTGTGACCACCACGGGAAACTGCGATGTCATCACGGAGCGCCACATGAAAAAAATGAAGGATATGGCGATCGTCTGTAACATCGGCCACTTTGATTCCGAGATTCAGGTGGAAAAGATGAAGAAGTACAAGTGGACGAACATTAAACCGCAGGTCGATAAAATCACCATGCCGAAGGGGCACAGCATTATTCTGTTGGCCGAAGGTCGTCTGGTGAATCTCGGCTGTGCGACCGGACACCCGAGTTTTGTGATGTCGAACAGCTTCACGAATCAGGTGCTGGCGCAGATGGAACTGTACTGCAATCCCGGCAAATATCCGATTGGTGTGTACACACTGCCGAAGATTCTCGACGAGGAAGTGGCGCGTCTGCACCTCGAAAAGATCGGAGTCAAGCTCGATACGCTGACGCACAAGCAGGCCAAATACCTCGGTATTCCGAAAGACGGCCCGTTCAAACCGGAGCATTACCGGTACTAG
- a CDS encoding AraC family transcriptional regulator, with the protein MGQISLLFAHKVAYAAFQSEAGAEEKRVELLRSIGVDPDAPVDPKRMIPASDYYQLCEQAAHASPLGASLSLAVGDSMVCDDYGAFGLAWKSAVDLRGSYMRAVRYGEVLTSVSAHELHTEGNKIYMMLHRAGERRLGLRLSNEQTIAAIVKISREVSTQDVVPEAVFFKHPAPERPDKHETYFGCPVHFEADCDAVLVSEETLATPNRLGDATICAFFDAHLETELAERSDRHGLNKRVSIQVSQSLSEGAPSIEIISRRLGMSSRTLQRRLAEQDLSFKQLVDESRRELAQRLLIQSEYSLSEIAFLTGFSEQSAFNRAFKRWAGQTPRSYRLQTRN; encoded by the coding sequence ATGGGACAGATTTCTTTACTGTTTGCGCATAAAGTGGCCTATGCGGCGTTTCAGAGCGAAGCCGGCGCCGAAGAAAAACGCGTCGAATTACTTCGCAGTATCGGCGTTGATCCGGACGCACCGGTGGATCCCAAACGCATGATCCCCGCATCGGATTATTATCAACTCTGCGAGCAGGCGGCACATGCCAGCCCGCTGGGCGCATCCCTTTCCCTGGCGGTCGGCGATTCGATGGTATGTGATGACTACGGAGCCTTCGGACTGGCGTGGAAGTCGGCCGTTGACCTGCGCGGATCTTACATGCGGGCCGTGCGATACGGTGAAGTCCTGACCAGCGTATCTGCCCATGAGCTGCACACTGAAGGCAATAAAATCTACATGATGCTCCACCGCGCAGGAGAGCGCCGTCTGGGCCTGCGCCTCTCCAATGAACAGACCATCGCCGCCATCGTAAAAATAAGCCGGGAAGTAAGCACCCAGGACGTTGTCCCCGAAGCGGTGTTCTTCAAACACCCGGCTCCCGAGCGCCCGGATAAGCATGAAACCTACTTCGGCTGCCCGGTGCATTTCGAGGCGGATTGCGATGCCGTTTTAGTTTCCGAAGAAACGTTGGCCACGCCCAACCGGCTTGGAGATGCAACCATCTGCGCATTCTTCGATGCGCATCTTGAAACCGAGCTTGCCGAACGGTCCGACCGGCACGGCCTGAACAAGCGGGTCAGCATCCAGGTTTCCCAATCCCTGAGCGAAGGCGCTCCCTCCATAGAGATAATTTCCCGGCGCCTGGGTATGAGCTCCCGCACCCTGCAACGACGCCTCGCCGAACAGGACCTGTCATTCAAACAACTGGTCGATGAATCCCGCCGCGAACTTGCACAACGCCTTCTGATACAGTCGGAATATTCCCTGAGCGAGATCGCCTTTCTCACCGGGTTCTCGGAACAGAGCGCCTTCAACCGCGCATTTAAGCGCTGGGCCGGTCAAACGCCCCGCTCTTATCGGTTGCAGACCCGCAATTAA